Proteins from a genomic interval of Flammeovirgaceae bacterium SG7u.111:
- a CDS encoding Gfo/Idh/MocA family oxidoreductase — protein sequence MAENKDNGNGIGRRDLIKGLATVPVLGALWYGSLQKKAYDAGIRESILDELKVKMVEPPASGSMSGDPIRLGIIGFGIRGTQLVRASGFATPQWKESMKEGAMKNSKDTRLKDFLNQDNLNIRFTAVCDLFDVRAEDALAAVTTPDNQPKRYRHYQDLLAADDVDAVIIATPDHWHAQMAIDAAKAGKHVYVEKCMTRTIPETFALRDVVKQTGIVFQLGHQHRQTESFLTAQDIIKKNVLGHVSLIQTNTNRNSDNGAWQYTIHEKASPETIDWEQFLGNAPKIPFNAEHFFRWRKWWEYGTGLSSDLLTHEFDSINTILKMGIPSSVTSSGGVYTHKDGRDVPDVFQAVMEYPDYGDGMTFIYSATLGNQYNRTNVLMGHDGTMELGKNLTVYADSRSSRYSDMLKDGTITPDLPLYAYRPGNKGVDGVTSATAKYFAAKGLLYTYRDGKKVDSTHLHIREWLSCIRHGGQPSCHIDNGFEEAIAAHMATLSYRTGKRIEWDHATESIVDPNEEIQDRTLLG from the coding sequence ATGGCTGAGAATAAAGATAATGGTAACGGAATAGGAAGAAGGGACCTGATAAAAGGGCTGGCAACAGTGCCTGTATTAGGAGCATTATGGTACGGTTCCCTCCAAAAGAAAGCCTACGATGCTGGAATTAGAGAAAGCATCCTTGACGAACTAAAAGTAAAAATGGTAGAGCCACCTGCATCAGGCTCAATGTCAGGCGACCCTATCCGATTGGGCATCATCGGGTTTGGAATCAGAGGCACTCAACTTGTAAGAGCTTCAGGATTTGCCACTCCACAATGGAAAGAAAGCATGAAAGAGGGTGCGATGAAAAACAGCAAAGACACCCGCTTGAAAGACTTCCTCAACCAAGATAATTTGAACATACGGTTTACAGCAGTTTGCGACCTTTTTGATGTGCGTGCAGAAGATGCATTGGCTGCAGTAACCACACCAGATAACCAACCTAAAAGATACCGTCATTACCAAGATCTTTTAGCTGCTGACGATGTAGATGCTGTCATCATTGCCACTCCCGACCACTGGCACGCCCAAATGGCTATTGACGCTGCCAAAGCTGGAAAGCATGTATATGTGGAGAAATGTATGACAAGGACTATTCCCGAGACGTTTGCCCTCAGAGATGTAGTGAAACAAACGGGGATCGTATTCCAACTTGGCCACCAACACCGCCAAACGGAATCTTTCTTGACTGCACAAGACATCATTAAGAAAAATGTATTGGGGCACGTTTCCCTTATCCAGACCAACACCAACCGTAACTCGGACAACGGTGCTTGGCAATATACTATCCATGAAAAAGCAAGCCCTGAAACTATTGACTGGGAACAGTTCTTAGGCAATGCTCCTAAAATCCCTTTCAATGCTGAGCACTTTTTCCGTTGGAGAAAATGGTGGGAGTACGGAACAGGTCTTTCAAGTGACCTTCTTACCCACGAGTTTGATTCTATCAACACCATTTTGAAAATGGGTATTCCGAGTTCGGTAACTTCTTCAGGAGGTGTCTATACCCACAAAGATGGTCGAGATGTACCTGACGTATTCCAAGCCGTAATGGAATATCCTGACTATGGAGATGGAATGACTTTCATATATTCAGCTACGTTGGGTAACCAATACAACAGAACAAATGTGTTGATGGGCCATGATGGCACTATGGAATTAGGAAAGAACTTAACGGTTTATGCTGACTCTAGGTCATCCCGCTATTCCGATATGCTAAAGGATGGAACGATCACTCCTGACCTTCCGCTCTATGCGTATCGTCCTGGCAACAAAGGAGTAGATGGAGTAACATCTGCTACTGCCAAATACTTTGCCGCCAAAGGCTTACTCTATACTTATAGGGATGGTAAAAAAGTGGACTCGACCCACCTTCACATTAGAGAATGGTTGAGCTGTATCCGCCATGGTGGCCAGCCAAGTTGCCATATTGACA
- a CDS encoding DoxX family membrane protein has translation MNAKVQTQGIPRLTSFQLTSLVIVRILVGWHILYEGMVKLLSSNWSSAGFLMDSKWILADFFQSMAAEPTTLSVVDTLNIWGLILIGLGLILGAFTRMASIAGALLLFFYYLSHPPLVGLSYALPSEGSYLIVNKTLIEAAVLLIMAAFPTGKYIGIDRIIDRIKGNPSPEEAEKEAVA, from the coding sequence ATGAATGCAAAAGTTCAAACTCAAGGAATCCCTCGTTTAACATCATTCCAGCTAACCTCTCTGGTAATCGTAAGAATATTAGTAGGTTGGCATATTTTGTACGAGGGCATGGTAAAATTATTAAGCTCCAACTGGTCATCAGCCGGTTTTTTGATGGACTCAAAGTGGATACTTGCCGACTTCTTTCAGTCGATGGCGGCTGAGCCAACCACATTGAGCGTAGTAGACACCCTGAACATATGGGGATTGATTCTCATCGGTTTAGGATTGATTTTAGGTGCTTTCACAAGAATGGCTTCTATTGCGGGTGCACTATTACTTTTCTTTTACTACTTATCTCACCCTCCATTGGTTGGACTAAGTTATGCGCTTCCTTCCGAAGGTAGCTATTTGATAGTTAACAAGACACTGATTGAAGCAGCGGTATTGCTCATTATGGCAGCTTTCCCTACTGGCAAATACATTGGTATTGACAGGATAATAGACCGAATAAAGGGTAACCCTTCACCAGAAGAAGCTGAAAAGGAAGCAGTTGCTTAA
- a CDS encoding DoxX family protein — protein MKNINKVIIIFLGVLFIFSGLIKLNDPMGTAIKLEEYFDIFAEDFASFFHFFSSYALPLAVFVTSLEVILGLALLVGFKLRYIILAMLGLIIFFTFLTFYSAYFDKVTDCGCFGDAIPLDPWQSFYKDVVLTVLILVLVSQLKSFSNSAKIISKITMGSSVVFCMVLAWYVLNYLPVIDFRDYKVGNSIPQLMQPQAPCQYEYIMEKDGETFVFDTYPTDKSYEFKDMNIVNEKECMAKIMDYNLIDTDGQDFTQESLLGKKLFVVVHKVKDTDLHVYEELSALVGAAENAGITPMVLTSEGGNFEEFRHQVQLAAPYYFTDETVLKAMVRYNPGILLLEDGVVQGKWSGKAIPSPDELQSLLSQ, from the coding sequence ATGAAAAACATCAATAAGGTCATTATTATTTTTTTAGGAGTATTGTTCATTTTTTCAGGTCTTATAAAGCTAAATGACCCAATGGGTACGGCTATAAAACTGGAGGAATATTTCGATATTTTCGCCGAAGATTTCGCCTCTTTTTTCCACTTCTTTTCTAGCTATGCCTTGCCTTTGGCGGTTTTCGTAACCTCCCTCGAAGTTATTTTGGGCTTAGCCTTGCTTGTTGGGTTCAAATTGCGCTACATCATCTTGGCCATGCTAGGGCTCATCATCTTTTTTACCTTCCTCACCTTTTACTCGGCTTATTTCGACAAGGTAACAGATTGCGGCTGTTTTGGAGATGCTATTCCTTTAGACCCTTGGCAGTCTTTCTACAAAGATGTTGTCTTGACGGTGTTGATTTTGGTTCTTGTTTCTCAGCTCAAGAGCTTTAGCAATTCGGCAAAAATCATATCTAAGATTACAATGGGGTCGAGTGTCGTTTTTTGCATGGTACTAGCTTGGTATGTGCTCAACTATTTGCCTGTTATCGACTTCAGGGACTACAAAGTGGGGAATAGTATTCCTCAGCTTATGCAACCCCAAGCGCCTTGTCAGTATGAGTACATTATGGAAAAAGATGGAGAAACCTTTGTGTTCGATACCTATCCTACTGACAAGTCTTATGAGTTTAAGGATATGAACATAGTGAACGAAAAGGAGTGCATGGCCAAGATCATGGACTACAACCTGATAGATACAGATGGCCAAGATTTTACTCAGGAATCACTTTTGGGAAAGAAGTTATTTGTGGTAGTACATAAAGTAAAAGATACCGATCTGCATGTATATGAAGAGCTTTCTGCATTGGTAGGCGCTGCCGAAAATGCGGGTATCACCCCAATGGTGCTCACCTCTGAAGGAGGGAATTTTGAAGAATTCCGCCACCAAGTCCAATTGGCCGCACCCTATTATTTCACAGATGAAACCGTACTGAAGGCAATGGTAAGGTATAATCCGGGTATTTTGTTATTGGAAGACGGTGTTGTACAAGGAAAATGGTCGGGCAAGGCTATTCCATCTCCCGATGAACTCCAATCACTTTTGTCCCAGTAA
- a CDS encoding DUF1599 domain-containing protein, whose protein sequence is MSKPDTASQYKEVTASCRELFEKKTRDYGTAWRILRLSSITDQIFIKANRIRSIQEKGTQKIEEDIHSEFIAIINYCLIAMMQIELTDADPMELNPDDVMEKYDGFVEETMNLMLNKNHDYGEAWRLMRVSSITDIILMKILRVKQIEENKGKTLVSEGVKANYQDMLNYAVFCLILLGEQV, encoded by the coding sequence TTGTCAAAACCAGATACAGCGTCGCAGTACAAAGAAGTGACGGCTAGTTGCCGAGAATTGTTTGAAAAGAAAACAAGGGATTATGGCACCGCATGGCGTATTTTAAGGCTTTCATCTATTACAGACCAGATATTTATAAAGGCAAACCGTATCCGTTCTATCCAAGAGAAGGGCACGCAAAAAATTGAAGAAGATATTCATTCAGAATTTATTGCCATTATCAACTACTGCCTCATTGCTATGATGCAAATTGAGCTGACGGATGCCGATCCTATGGAGCTAAACCCTGATGATGTGATGGAAAAGTACGACGGTTTTGTCGAAGAGACGATGAACTTGATGCTCAATAAAAACCACGATTACGGAGAAGCTTGGCGCTTGATGCGGGTGAGCAGCATTACGGATATCATTTTGATGAAAATATTAAGAGTAAAACAGATTGAGGAAAACAAGGGAAAAACCTTGGTTTCGGAAGGAGTGAAGGCTAATTACCAAGACATGCTGAACTATGCGGTTTTCTGCTTAATCTTGTTGGGGGAACAAGTTTAG
- a CDS encoding ABC transporter permease — protein sequence MLKYILKRIGYGMLLMLGVVHAVFFLYHALPGDPVSLMAGQRSDPEMREAIRKDLGLDLPLQKQLLNYLNDLSVISFHKDTEENQVKYEYYCLFEIGETATVIKRPYFRRSFQTNQRVDELILDNLEGTIVLAFVAMLFASVIGIALGIIAALNKNSFWDHLLVSSSVIGISAPSFVAAILISMVFGYYLSEYTGLNMTGQLWVSDPLNGRELHLENIILPALTLGIRPLGIITQLTRSSLLDVLSQDFIRTAKAKGLSKRRVILKHALKNALNPVVTAISGWLASLMAGAFFVEYIFNWKGLGFQTLKAVEMLDFPVVMGATITVAIIFIIINILVDILYAVIDPRVRLH from the coding sequence ATGTTAAAATATATACTAAAAAGAATAGGGTATGGTATGTTGCTAATGCTTGGGGTTGTCCATGCTGTCTTCTTTTTGTACCATGCTCTCCCTGGCGACCCTGTTTCCCTTATGGCTGGGCAACGGTCCGATCCTGAAATGCGTGAAGCTATCCGCAAAGACCTTGGGCTCGATCTTCCACTTCAAAAACAACTTCTCAATTACCTTAACGATTTGTCGGTTATCTCTTTCCATAAGGACACGGAAGAGAACCAAGTAAAATATGAATATTATTGCCTATTTGAGATTGGGGAAACAGCTACTGTGATCAAAAGGCCCTATTTTCGACGTTCGTTCCAGACAAACCAACGGGTAGATGAGCTGATTTTAGATAACTTGGAAGGGACGATTGTGTTGGCTTTTGTGGCTATGCTGTTCGCAAGTGTCATCGGTATAGCACTGGGCATTATCGCCGCATTGAACAAAAATTCCTTTTGGGATCATTTGCTAGTTTCGTCCTCTGTAATTGGGATTTCTGCCCCATCATTTGTCGCCGCTATTTTGATTTCGATGGTGTTCGGCTATTATTTGAGTGAGTACACGGGGCTTAATATGACGGGGCAGTTATGGGTTTCTGATCCGCTAAATGGGCGTGAGCTTCATTTGGAAAACATCATCTTGCCAGCTCTTACTTTGGGAATAAGACCTTTGGGAATAATTACCCAACTCACCCGTAGCTCTTTGCTCGATGTACTTTCCCAAGACTTTATCCGGACGGCAAAGGCAAAAGGTCTTTCTAAGCGAAGAGTGATTCTAAAGCATGCTCTTAAAAATGCGTTGAACCCTGTAGTTACAGCTATTTCTGGTTGGCTGGCTTCATTAATGGCCGGGGCGTTTTTTGTAGAATATATTTTCAATTGGAAAGGGTTAGGTTTTCAAACCTTAAAGGCAGTGGAAATGCTCGATTTCCCTGTTGTGATGGGGGCTACTATCACGGTCGCCATTATTTTTATCATCATCAATATCTTGGTCGATATTTTATATGCGGTCATAGATCCCCGAGTACGTTTGCATTAA